One Cupriavidus pauculus genomic window, CCCTGGCCATAGTCGGCGCCGGCAATGATGATCAGCGGCTGCTTGCGCTCCATGTAGGTCTCGATGGCTTCCCACATGCGCGTGACCTTGCCCTCGGGCTCGATGCGCGCGAGCGAACCGGCCTTGACCTGTCCATCCACCACGACCATCTCGTTCTTCAGCGTCGGGTTGGCGAATGTGGCCCGCTGTGCGGTGAGGTGGTCCCCGCGGTGCGTCGCGTACGAATTGAAGTCTTCCTCGGGCAGGCCCATCTTCGCCAGATACTCGCCGGCCGCGCTGTTCAGCAGGATGGCGTTCGATGGCGACAGGTGGTCCGTCGTGATGTTGTCGCCCAGTACCGCCAGCGGACGCATGCCGCGCAGCGTGCGCTCGCCGGCCAGCGCGCCTTCCCAATACGGCGGGCGGCGGATATACGTGCTCTGCGGACGCCAGTCGTACAGCGGATCGGCCGTCTCGCCGTTGTCCACGGTCAGCGCGAACATCGGCTCGTACACGGCGCGGAACTGCGATGGCTTGACGCTCTGCGCAACGATCGCATCGATCTCTTCGTCGCTCGGCCAGATATCCTTGAGCGTCACGGGCTTGCCGTCCGCGTCATGACCGAGCACATCGCGCTCGATGTCGAAGCGGATGGTGCCCGCGATCGCATAGGCGACCACCAGCGGCGGGGAGGCGAGGAACGCCTGCTTCGCGTACGGGTGGATGCGGCCGTCGAAGTTGCGGTTGCCGGACAGCACGGCCGTGGCATACAGGTCGCGGTCGATGATCTCCTTCTGGATGACCGGATCGAGCGCGCCCGACATGCCGTTGCAGGTCGTGCAGGCAAAGGCGACGATGCCGAAGCCGAGCTTCTCCAGCTCCGGCAGCAGGTTCGAGGCTTCGAGGTAGAGCTCCACCGCCTTGGATCCCGGCGCCAGCGACGACTTGACCCACGGCTTGCGCGTGAGGCCGCGCGCGTTCGCATTGCGGGCAAGCAGCGCCGCCGCGATCACGTTGCGCGGGTTGCTCGTGTTCGTGCAGCTGGTAATGGCGGCGATGATCACCGCGCCGTCGGGCATCTGGCCCGGCACTTCCTCCCACTTGCCCGCGATGCCGCGCGCGGCAAGGTCGGACGTGGGCAGGCGCTTGTGCGGGTTCGACGGGCCGGCCATGTTGCGCACGACCGTCGACAGGTCGAAGTGCAGCGTGCGCTCGTACTCGGCATGGGCGAGGCTGTCGGCCCACAGGCCGGCCGTCTTCGCGTAGGTCTCGACCAGCGCCACCTGCTCGTCGCTGCGGCCCGTGAGCTTCAGGTAGTCGATGGTCTGGCCGTCGATAAAGAACATCGCGGCGGTGGCGCCGTATTCCGGTGCCATGTTCGAGATGGTCGCGCGGTCGCCGAGCGTCAGGCTCGCGGCGCCTTCGCCCCGGAACTCCAGATACGCGCCGACGACCTTTTCCTTGCGCAGGAATTCGGTCAGGGCCAGCACGATATCGGTGGCGGTGATGCCGGGCTGGCGGCGTCCGGTCAGCTCCACGCCGACGATATCGGGCAGGCGGATCCACGACGCGCGGCCGAGCATCACGTTCTCGGCTTCCAGGCCGCCCACGCCGATGGCGATGACGCCCAGCGCATCGACGTGCGGCGTGTGGCTGTCCGTGCCGACGCAGGTATCGGGATAGGCCACGCCGTTGTCGGCATGGATCACCGGCGACATCTTCTCCAGATTGATCTGGTGCATGATGCCGTTGCCCGGCGGGATCACGTCGACGTTGCGGAACGCCTTCTTGGTCCAGTTGATGAAGTCGAAGCGGTCCTCGTTGCGGCGGTCCTCGATGGCGCGGTTCTTCGCGAACGCATCGGGGTCGAAGCCGCCGCACTCCACGGCCAGCGAGTGGTCGACGATCAGCTGCGTCGGTACCACGGGATTGA contains:
- the acnD gene encoding Fe/S-dependent 2-methylisocitrate dehydratase AcnD encodes the protein MNTEYRKRLPGTDLDYFDTRAAVEAIEPGAYDRLPYTSRVLAENLVRRCDPATLTASLRQLIERKRDLDFPWFPARVVCHDILGQTALVDLAGLRDAIADAGGDPALVNPVVPTQLIVDHSLAVECGGFDPDAFAKNRAIEDRRNEDRFDFINWTKKAFRNVDVIPPGNGIMHQINLEKMSPVIHADNGVAYPDTCVGTDSHTPHVDALGVIAIGVGGLEAENVMLGRASWIRLPDIVGVELTGRRQPGITATDIVLALTEFLRKEKVVGAYLEFRGEGAASLTLGDRATISNMAPEYGATAAMFFIDGQTIDYLKLTGRSDEQVALVETYAKTAGLWADSLAHAEYERTLHFDLSTVVRNMAGPSNPHKRLPTSDLAARGIAGKWEEVPGQMPDGAVIIAAITSCTNTSNPRNVIAAALLARNANARGLTRKPWVKSSLAPGSKAVELYLEASNLLPELEKLGFGIVAFACTTCNGMSGALDPVIQKEIIDRDLYATAVLSGNRNFDGRIHPYAKQAFLASPPLVVAYAIAGTIRFDIERDVLGHDADGKPVTLKDIWPSDEEIDAIVAQSVKPSQFRAVYEPMFALTVDNGETADPLYDWRPQSTYIRRPPYWEGALAGERTLRGMRPLAVLGDNITTDHLSPSNAILLNSAAGEYLAKMGLPEEDFNSYATHRGDHLTAQRATFANPTLKNEMVVVDGQVKAGSLARIEPEGKVTRMWEAIETYMERKQPLIIIAGADYGQGSSRDWAAKGVRLAGVEAIVAEGFERIHRTNLVGMGVLPLEFKPGTNRTTLGIDGTETFDVIGERRPGAELTLVIVRKNGERVEVPVQCRLDTAEEVSIYEAGGVLQRFAQDFLESAQAA